A region of uncultured Draconibacterium sp. DNA encodes the following proteins:
- a CDS encoding LytTR family DNA-binding domain-containing protein, producing the protein MIRCIAIDDEPLALRQITGYVEKTPFLELSASFNSALKAMDFLNENEVDLMFVDINMPDLTGLDFVKSTSAKAKVIFTTAYREYGYEGFQLDAADYLVKPIGYPDFLKAVTKTKERFFTKKESVETIEKNDQYLFIKSEYKIVRIDFKDITFIESMRDYVRIHLDNQKPVMALMGIKKMEDFLPTHYFMRVHRSFIVALNRITTIERNRIVFGKDYIPISEQYKDAFQEFLDTRFLK; encoded by the coding sequence ATGATTCGCTGTATTGCCATCGACGACGAACCTTTAGCATTAAGACAAATAACCGGTTATGTAGAAAAAACACCATTTTTGGAGTTGTCTGCAAGTTTTAATAGCGCCTTAAAAGCAATGGATTTTCTAAACGAAAATGAGGTGGACTTAATGTTTGTGGATATTAATATGCCCGATCTCACGGGACTCGATTTTGTAAAATCCACTTCAGCAAAGGCAAAAGTTATTTTTACGACAGCCTATCGCGAATATGGTTACGAAGGATTTCAGCTCGATGCCGCCGACTATTTGGTAAAACCTATCGGTTATCCTGATTTTTTAAAAGCTGTTACTAAAACAAAAGAGCGTTTTTTTACAAAAAAAGAATCAGTAGAAACTATTGAAAAAAATGACCAGTATCTGTTTATAAAATCGGAATACAAAATTGTTCGCATCGACTTTAAGGATATTACATTTATTGAAAGTATGCGCGATTATGTACGTATTCATTTAGATAACCAAAAGCCGGTAATGGCTTTAATGGGCATAAAAAAAATGGAAGATTTTTTACCCACACATTATTTTATGCGTGTACACCGTTCGTTTATTGTTGCTTTAAATAGAATAACAACCATTGAACGCAACCGCATTGTTTTTGGGAAAGATTATATCCCCATTAGCGAACAATATAAAGATGCTTTTCAGGAATTTCTAGATACCCGGTTTCTAAAGTAA